One window of Lates calcarifer isolate ASB-BC8 unplaced genomic scaffold, TLL_Latcal_v3 _unitig_2008_quiver_1330, whole genome shotgun sequence genomic DNA carries:
- the LOC108891619 gene encoding potassium voltage-gated channel subfamily G member 3 codes for MKFGSSFCTLNVGGRRFSCSAELMKRLPLSRLSRLHRCVSESELLELCDDYDRDRNEFFFDRHSEAFSFIMLYVQHGKLRFVPHMCELSFYNEMLYWGLESSDLQPCCQRRLDDRMSDCFVHFFPEEEPRGPREPQSRWLERMRRTFEEPTSSLAAQILASVSVLFVVISMVMLCASTLPDWKTTETLDQHRIIEAVCIGWFTAECIVRFLVSRDKCEFVRRPLNIIDLLAITPYYISVTVTILTGENSQLQRAGVTLRVLRIMRIFWVIKLARHFMGLQTLGLTLRRCYREMVMLLVFICVAMAIFSALAQLLEHGLDLETGNQDYASIPAACWWVIISMTTVGYGDMYPVTVAGRVLGGLCVVSGIVLLALPITFIYHSFVQCYHELKVRSARCTHSLSADFMN; via the exons ATGAAGTTTGGGAGCAGCTTTTGCACCCTGAATGTTGGCGGTCGCAGGTTTTCCTGCTCGGCGGAGCTGATGAAGCGCCTCCCTCTCAGCAGACTCAGTCGGCTGCATCGCTGCGTATCGGAGAGCGAGCTGCTGGAGCTCTGTGACGACTACGACCGCGACAGGAACGAGTTTTTTTTCGACCGCCACTCGGAGGCCTTCAGCTTCATCATGCTGTATGTGCAGCACGGTAAGCTGCGCTTCGTGCCGCACATGTGCGAGCTGTCCTTCTACAACGAGATGCTGTACTGGGGCCTGGAGAGCTCCGACCTGCAGCCCTGCTGCCAGCGACGCCTCGACGACCGCATGTCCGACTGCTTCGTCCACTTCTTCCCCGAGGAGGAGCCACGGGGCCCGAGGGAGCCCCAGAGCCGCTGgctggagaggatgaggaggacgtTCGAGGAGCCCACCTCCTCGCTGGCGGCACAGATCCTCGCGTCGGTGTCGGTGCTGTTCGTGGTCATCTCCATGGTGATGCTGTGTGCCAGCACTTTACCGGACTGGAAGACCACCGAGACCCTGGACCAGCACAG GATCATCGAGGCGGTCTGTATCGGTTGGTTCACAGCTGAGTGTATCGTCCGTTTCCTGGTTTCTCGTGATAAATGTGAGTTTGTCCGTCGTCCCCTGAACATCATCGACCTGTTGGCCATCACGCCGTACTACATCTCCGTCACCGTGACGATCCTGACAGGGGAAAACTCTCAGCTGCAGCGTGCGGGCGTCACGCTGCGCGTCCTGCGCATCATGCGGATCTTCTGGGTGATCAAGCTGGCGCGTCACTTCATGGGCCTGCAGACGCTCGGCCTGACGCTGCGCCGCTGCTACCGCGAGatggtgatgctgctggtcttCATCTGCGTCGCCATGGCGATCTTTAGCGCACTGGCCCAGCTGCTGGAGCATGGCCTGGACCTGGAGACCGGAAACCAGGATTACGCCAGCATCCCCGCCGCGTGCTGGTGGGTCATCATCTCCATGACCACGGTGGGATACGGTGACATGTACCCGGTGACGGTGGCAGGCCGCGTGCTGGGCGGCCTCTGCGTGGTGAGTGGCATCGTGCTGCTTGCGCTGCCCATCACCTTCATCTACCACAGCTTCGTCCAGTGCTACCACGAGCTCAAGGTTCGTTCCGCCCGCTGCACCCACAGCCTGTCTGCAGACTTCATGAACTGA
- the LOC108891618 gene encoding tetraspanin-14, whose amino-acid sequence MYYYRYENTEVNCCYKYLMFSYNIIFWLAGVAFIAAGFWAWSEKGVLLDLTKVTQLHGFDPVWLVLVVGGVTFILGFAGCVGALRENICLLKFFSGVIGFIFFLELTAAVLAVVFQSQVREWINEFFLANVKAYRDDIDLQNLIDSLQRMNHCCGAQEPSDWDLNVYFSCNETHRSRERCGVPFSCCISDPADSVVNTQCGYDVRNKPRREWTDHIYVKGCIAALEDWLPGNLYTVAIVFIVISVLQMVGIYLARTLISDIEKVKFSY is encoded by the exons atgtatTACTATCgatatgaaaacactgaggtcaACTGCTGCTACAAATATCTCATGTTCAGCTACAACATCATTTTCTGG ctggCTGGAGTCGCCTTCATCGCAGCTGGTTTCTGGGCCTGGAGTGAAAAg GGAGTCCTGTTGGACCTGACCAAGGTGACCCAGCTCCATGGTTTTGACCCGGTCTGGTTGGTCCTGGTGGTCGGTGGAGTCACCTTCATCCTGGGCTTTGCCGGCTGTGTGGGAGCTCTGAGAgaaaacatctgtctgctgaAGTTT TTTTCAGGTGTGATCGGCTTCATCTTCTTCCTGGAGCTGACGGCTGCTGTGTTGGCCGTGGTGTTTCAGAGTCAGGTCAGAGAGTGGATCAACGAGTTCTTCCTGGCAAACGTCAAAGCATACAGAGATGACATTGACCTGCAGAACCTGATCGACTCGCTGCAGAGGATG AACCACTGCTGTGGAGCTCAGGAACCGTCTGACTGGGACCTGAACGtttatttcagctgtaatgAGACTCATCGCAGTCGAGAGAGATGTGGAGTTCCCTTCTCCTGCTGCATCTCTGATCCTGCT GACTCGGTGGTAAACACCCAGTGTGGCTACGACGTGAGAAACAAACCAAGG AGGGAGTGGACTGATCATATCTACGTTAAAGGTTGTATTGCAGCGTTAGAGGACTGGTTACCTGGAAACCTCTACACTGTGGCCATCGTCTTCATCGtcatctctgtgctgcag ATGGTGGGGATCTACCTGGCCAGGACTCTGATATCCGACATAGAGAAGGTGAAGTTCAGCTACTGA
- the LOC108891616 gene encoding zinc finger protein 135: MEDSEAELAVSESDALGADFITVELDTQPIEYVVKWAEVGSKFTISCVKKDSDDPSDLTADQLKIETDEAFFAPYEEVYPCEVTEQSVEIKTDSDEEEEDAEEEQEVLVEAGSSRLDGDADSDQADFEPDERQYRCSYCGKCYSHASSLYRHQQTHTGKTGAPPPAKRALEPTHQDARYTCPHCGMSFKGSRMLGSHLRLHGKRRIHPCNICGKEFNHSSSLSRHRLIHKKGKGIPKDAALGPNVAALRHSLKAGAKNKKTKRQQQQQHHTAATMIQSQGGDKFYACPQCDMSFRTSTQLSKHQVTHVKELLDNYTPGKENLGETSSDLKIRLKLCSRDKPNFYTLCKKNRRRRGGRAGKRGSAASEDEEGGGGGGGVGRHGCGQCGKQFSHASSLARHQQTHRAADGSGRGKLQQHQKQLHTKTGIPAAKTKTYTCAACNKTFMHSSSFSRHKKAHMEEEQRARAAAAKRRKRAVLDETAPLESDSE; this comes from the exons ATGGAGGACTCGGAGGCGGAACTGGCAGTGTCGGAGTCGGATGCCCTTGGCGCTGACTTCATCACGGTGGAGTTGGACACACAGCCCATTGAGTACGTGGTGAAGTGGGCAGAGGTCGGCTCCAAGTTCACCATCTCCTGTGTGAAGAAGGACTCAGACGACCCATCGGACCTGACGGCTGACCAGCTGAAGATCGAGACAGACGAGGCCTTCTTTGCCCCGTACGAGGAGGTGTACCCCTGCGAGGTGACGGAGCAGAGCGTGGAGATAAAGACAGACTctgacgaggaggaggaggatgccgaggaggagcaggaggtgctGGTAGAGGCAGGGAGCAGCCGGTTGGACGGTGATGCCGACTCGGACCAGGCTGACTTCGAGCCGGACGAGCGGCAGTACCGCTGCAGCTACTGCGGGAAGTGCTACAGCCACGCCTCCAGTCTGTACCGCCACCAGCAGACCCACACTGGGAAGACCGGGGCGCCGCCGCCCGCCAAACGGGCACTGGAGCCAACGCATCAGGATGCACGCTACACCTGCCCCCACTGCGGGATGAGCTTCAAAGGCAGCAG GATGCTGGGCAGTCACCTGCGGCTCCACGGTAAGCGGCGGATCCACCCCTGCAACATCTGCGGGAAGGAGTTCAACCACAGCTCGAGTCTGTCGCGCCACCGCCTCATCCacaagaaaggaaaaggaatcCCGAAGGATGCTGCACTCGGCCCCAACGTGGCCGCCCTGCGCCACTCGCTGAAGGCTGGTGCCAAGAACAAGAAGACcaagaggcagcagcagcagcagcaccacacaGCGGCCACCATGATCCAGAGTCAGGGCGGTGACAAGTTCTACGCCTGCCCGCAGTGCGACATGAGCTTCAGGACGTCCACGCAGCTGTCAAAGCACCAGGTAACCCACGTCAAGGAGCTGCTCGACAACTACACGCCCGGCAAGGAGAACCTGGGCGAGACCTCGTCCGACCTCAAGATCCGCCTCAAGCTCTGCTCCCGTGATAAGCCCAACTTCTACACCCTGTGTAAAAAGAACCGCCGCCGCCGGGGGGGGCGGGCTGGGAAACGGGGCTCCGCCGCTTCCGAGGAtgaagaggggggaggagggggaggaggagtcGGCCGCCATGGCTGCGGCCAGTGCGGGAAGCAGTTCAGCCACGCCTCCAGCCTGGCGCGGCACCAGCAGACCCACAGGGCAGCCGACGGCAGCGGGCGGgggaagctgcagcagcaccagAAGCAGCTTCACACCAAAACCGGAATCCCCGCCGCCAAGACCAAGACCTACACCTGCGCGGCCTGCAACAAGACCTTCATGCACTCATCCAGCTTCTCCCGCCACAAGAAGGCACacatggaggaggagcagcggGCCCGTGCTGCTGCCGCCAAGCGCCGGAAGAGAGCCGTGTTGGACGAGACCGCCCCATTGGAGTCCGACTCCGAGTGA
- the LOC108891615 gene encoding cytochrome c oxidase subunit 7A-related protein, mitochondrial — protein MYYKVNGVTQRLTGAPASSYNPQGLRPSVPPVSPPIIFASPTKLVSETRSQVEYMGANRVQEMQKLFQKADGVPVHLKRGLIDRLLYRTTMGLTVGGALYCLMALYIAAQPGNK, from the exons ATGTACTACAAAGTGAACGGAGTGACGCAGCGGCTAACCGGAGCTCCCGCCTCCTCCTACAACCCGCAG gGTCTTCGTCCCAGCGTacctcctgtttctcctcccATCATTTTTGCATCTCCAACCAAACTGGTGTCAGAAACAAGAAGTCAGGTGGAGTACATGGGAGCCAACAGAGTCCAAGAAATGCAGAAACTGTTCCAG AAGGCAGACGGGGTCCCGGTCCACCTGAAGAGGGGTCTGATCGACAGGCTGCTGTACCGGACCACCATGGGTCTGACTGTGGGGGGGGCGCTCTACTGCCTCATGGCGCTCTACATCGCTGCCCAGCCTGGCAACAAGTGA